ATTTGGGCTGGCCCAACCTGCAGCCAGAAAAAAGAGTCAAAAATCGCTGATATAGGTATATAGGCCACAGCTGACAAAAGAACCAGGAGCATAAAAAATTTGACAGGCTGAAACGGTTGCATCGTTTTGAATAAACCGCTCATGTTTACTTTCATACCAGCTGCCAGAACGACAATGATGTCAAAAACCAGCAATAGCTCGATAAACCATATGGGCCCCCCTCTCCACTCAACCAAGCTCCATTGTTGCCAGAAATCGGAAAGACCAGAATTACCCCCGGTCTGGAGATAGGTCATATAATAAGTCAGTGGTCTGAGAATAACCATTACCGCAAGCGGCAGACCGAGCCGGATCAACCTCTCGCGAAAATAAATAAACCTTCCCTTCCTCTGAAGGCTATTCCAGACGAACAGCCCCGAAAGTAAGAACAGAAGAGCCATAAAAAAATTATCGTTGAAGGACGCGAATAATGATAGCATATCCGAGCGCTGTTCATCAATAACAGGAGAGATCGCGCGTATTGATTGCAGATACTCGGACAATGAAGAAGCGTTAGACTGGGGTGGAATTATGTGATATGGCATCGCCGCATG
Above is a window of Methanosarcinales archaeon DNA encoding:
- a CDS encoding acyltransferase, with product MNKAKTISSAHASGTQYNTPIAYLRAFIIVLVVAQHAAMPYHIIPPQSNASSLSEYLQSIRAISPVIDEQRSDMLSLFASFNDNFFMALLFLLSGLFVWNSLQRKGRFIYFRERLIRLGLPLAVMVILRPLTYYMTYLQTGGNSGLSDFWQQWSLVEWRGGPIWFIELLLVFDIIVVLAAGMKVNMSGLFKTMQPFQPVKFFMLLVLLSAVAYIPISAIFDSFFWLQVGPAQIQINRLFLYAVYFLAGIFFGAYGIERTFLVPNSKLARRWIIWTVAALVTFLISVIISISSANEILIGFFYIFSCATISFAFLAIFLRFAQRQRRIFDSFFHNSYGVYVIHYGVVSCLSYALLGAQLPAMAKWSIVFTSALVLCWGAVAVIRRIPGVGRVI